A DNA window from Halomicrobium mukohataei DSM 12286 contains the following coding sequences:
- a CDS encoding ATP-binding protein — MDALSKQVSGLREERHDEREQRDELEDELDARDERVDELEAEVARLDARAVVKEESDYDDVDADEHRKEIEAIALQLFGGWAHEYPDGSRDRGDWHMLLLGDPGCGKSTFLRYVDQIAPRSTYASGKGATAAGMTAAAVADDFGDTEWGLEAGALVLADGGIACVDEIDKMQSDAVSSMHDALESQQVHVNKAGINATLNARTSLLAAGNPKNGRFERYRPKGEQIDMGPTLLSRFDLMFMMSDQPDREDDAEVVEYMLQSRQAAGRHTRGEELSDEEQQRVEPAIDRAVMRAYVAYAKQTCRPIIEDEEVAERLKQFFVEFRASAGEQDDDSPIPLTFRKVEAIQRLAESSARVRLSDIVEIEDVERAIMLVTKSMKQVGYNPEEGEFDADIIETGQSKSQRERRETILAIVEELDGATVEEIAQRVEFDQQLLKHDIEILKEAGRIHLMDGKFRKA; from the coding sequence ATGGACGCACTCTCGAAGCAAGTCTCGGGGCTCCGCGAGGAACGACACGACGAGCGAGAGCAACGAGACGAGTTAGAGGACGAGCTGGACGCGCGCGACGAGCGAGTCGACGAACTCGAAGCGGAAGTCGCGCGACTGGACGCACGAGCGGTGGTGAAAGAGGAGAGCGACTACGACGATGTCGACGCCGACGAGCACCGCAAGGAGATCGAAGCCATCGCGCTGCAGCTCTTCGGCGGCTGGGCACACGAGTATCCCGACGGAAGCCGCGACCGCGGCGACTGGCACATGCTCCTACTCGGGGACCCCGGCTGTGGGAAGTCCACGTTCCTCCGCTACGTCGATCAGATCGCACCGCGGTCGACCTACGCCTCGGGGAAGGGTGCGACGGCGGCAGGCATGACCGCGGCGGCGGTCGCTGACGACTTCGGAGATACAGAATGGGGGCTGGAAGCCGGTGCGCTGGTGCTGGCCGACGGCGGGATCGCCTGCGTCGACGAGATCGACAAGATGCAGTCCGATGCAGTGTCCTCGATGCACGACGCTCTGGAGAGCCAGCAGGTCCACGTCAACAAGGCGGGGATCAACGCCACGCTGAACGCTCGCACCTCGTTACTGGCGGCAGGGAACCCGAAGAACGGCCGCTTCGAGCGCTACCGTCCGAAGGGCGAACAGATCGACATGGGGCCGACGCTCCTCTCCCGGTTCGACCTGATGTTCATGATGTCCGATCAGCCCGATCGGGAAGACGACGCCGAAGTCGTCGAGTACATGCTCCAGAGTCGGCAGGCTGCCGGTCGGCATACCCGTGGGGAGGAGCTGAGTGACGAGGAACAGCAACGGGTCGAACCGGCGATCGATCGAGCGGTGATGCGGGCCTACGTTGCTTACGCCAAGCAGACCTGCCGTCCGATCATCGAGGATGAGGAGGTTGCGGAGCGACTGAAGCAGTTCTTTGTCGAGTTCCGAGCGAGTGCTGGTGAACAAGATGACGATTCGCCGATTCCGCTGACGTTCAGGAAGGTCGAGGCCATACAGCGGCTGGCAGAGTCCAGTGCACGGGTTCGGCTTTCGGATATCGTGGAGATTGAGGATGTAGAGAGGGCAATTATGCTTGTGACGAAGTCGATGAAGCAGGTGGGGTACAATCCTGAGGAAGGTGAGTTTGATGCAGATATTATCGAGACAGGACAGTCGAAAAGTCAACGAGAACGGCGTGAGACAATTCTGGCTATTGTAGAGGAACTGGATGGGGCGACAGTGGAAGAGATTGCTCAGAGAGTGGAATTCGACCAACAGTTACTCAAGCACGATATTGAAATTCTGAAGGAGGCGGGAAGGATTCATCTAATGGACGGCAAGTTCCGGAAAGCGTAG
- a CDS encoding NERD domain-containing protein, which yields MEHNYEPVKLKRIGTGSSFQSRYDLTRNRLSNNNIDSLQDAVEKLRKTISKAGSLNIIKELSLHETIRSAILHSLNIDTGIPPAMVEYLFGVCTTIEPTSGNTDIGFYDVIDALSLVEDRLRFENLKNLDDAETIEEKQQSFIQIQLMEKEISTGPFVHGRQRREYARRVLGKCDNYIVDILDISVTDSILSADLLGEVMGQHIQQTILQALQGLIQKGAQSDIISHSEVLSKQKPDKELFRLVLEYDRQRLDPINNSDGFSEEKDVLFGNLSSHVKKVGIEKEAVKQALNSSTVPYDTFLEEFGISIGEYKSDPADLSGSINKFDYPFDHNPLHEYPILVDREGKIYHGPSNSLYYSLSTRPYYELLDSEYKDEADELIGEGNEIWVLECLDRISDENVEIIHSAEYDYKDGESDFVLIYDDTLVVLECKTRGPKLETRKGPFGDFNEIQANLSDIISGPYEQATKLINAIREGEIDEIKTGYGTRQLSDDDFDSYIPGVILARSLNAVGTTLYPDAVEFNNELPFVTDLYSFQTICRHVQGSSGFLDYLERRVAVAEQGRVFSVDELDYVGAYLDSNLSFPEAPSECLIDIIDSGSHLDRTYESDIDGLPNEDIPRL from the coding sequence ATGGAGCATAATTACGAACCAGTCAAACTAAAACGGATAGGTACAGGATCAAGTTTTCAATCAAGATATGACCTGACCCGGAATCGATTATCTAATAATAATATTGATTCTTTACAAGATGCTGTCGAAAAGTTGCGCAAGACTATCTCAAAAGCCGGATCATTAAATATCATAAAGGAATTGTCATTACACGAAACGATTCGTTCTGCGATATTGCATTCTCTAAATATTGACACTGGAATCCCGCCAGCAATGGTGGAGTACCTGTTTGGCGTTTGTACAACTATCGAACCGACTTCAGGTAACACTGATATTGGGTTCTATGATGTTATAGATGCGCTCTCGCTTGTGGAGGATAGGCTTCGGTTTGAAAATTTGAAAAATCTGGATGATGCAGAGACAATCGAAGAAAAGCAACAATCATTTATACAAATCCAATTGATGGAAAAAGAAATATCTACGGGTCCATTTGTACATGGTCGGCAAAGACGAGAATATGCTCGGAGAGTTCTGGGGAAGTGCGATAATTATATTGTGGATATATTAGACATATCTGTGACAGACTCTATTCTGTCTGCCGATCTCTTGGGAGAAGTAATGGGGCAGCATATTCAGCAAACAATCCTACAGGCTCTACAAGGACTAATTCAAAAAGGAGCTCAATCAGACATCATCTCTCATTCTGAGGTTCTTAGTAAGCAAAAACCAGATAAAGAATTATTCCGTCTTGTATTGGAATACGATAGACAGAGGTTAGATCCAATCAATAATTCCGATGGCTTTTCTGAAGAGAAGGATGTCCTATTTGGTAATTTATCGTCCCATGTCAAAAAAGTAGGTATCGAAAAAGAAGCTGTGAAGCAAGCGCTGAATTCTAGTACAGTGCCATATGACACTTTCTTGGAAGAATTTGGAATATCGATTGGAGAATACAAGAGTGATCCGGCAGATTTATCTGGTTCCATTAATAAATTTGATTATCCTTTTGACCATAATCCGTTACATGAATATCCAATTCTTGTTGATCGAGAGGGAAAAATATATCATGGACCTTCAAATTCGTTGTATTATTCTCTCTCAACAAGGCCCTATTACGAGCTTTTAGATTCAGAATATAAAGATGAAGCGGATGAACTGATAGGGGAAGGGAACGAAATCTGGGTTCTTGAATGTCTGGACAGAATCTCAGACGAAAATGTGGAAATAATCCATAGTGCCGAATACGATTACAAAGATGGAGAATCAGATTTTGTCTTGATATACGATGATACTTTAGTTGTACTTGAGTGTAAGACTAGAGGTCCAAAATTGGAGACAAGGAAAGGCCCATTCGGGGATTTTAATGAGATTCAAGCAAATCTCTCAGATATTATTTCTGGTCCATATGAGCAGGCTACGAAACTGATTAATGCGATTCGAGAAGGTGAAATAGACGAAATCAAAACTGGCTATGGGACAAGACAGTTGTCGGATGATGATTTTGACTCATATATTCCCGGAGTGATCTTAGCCCGTTCTCTCAACGCAGTTGGAACTACATTATACCCCGACGCTGTAGAGTTCAATAATGAGCTTCCATTTGTCACTGATTTATACAGTTTTCAAACAATATGTCGGCATGTCCAAGGGAGCAGTGGATTTTTGGATTATCTCGAACGTCGAGTGGCCGTAGCAGAGCAGGGACGGGTGTTTAGCGTAGACGAACTGGACTACGTCGGTGCATACCTTGATAGCAATCTTTCATTTCCTGAGGCACCATCAGAATGCCTGATCGATATTATCGATTCAGGTAGTCATCTCGACCGGACTTACGAATCGGATATCGATGGGCTACCCAATGAAGATATTCCTCGCCTTTAA
- a CDS encoding sulfatase, with amino-acid sequence MGSPNVLLVVLDATRKDHLSCYGYDRPTTPELDAVAQAGTRYEQAIAPAPWTPPSHASMFTGRYPSGHGSFGTQPLGEYDGATVAELLSAAGYATFGFSNSHHTSIEQEFDRGFDYYHDILALPRFMDTMYEPSLDFLRFLPRYFRDGYDISDFQRRKLETQVRRADGPFFGFINFNATHAPYRPPEEFRAPFEERFDDWDAVDETAARKVGDDEGYEYILGDVTMSPTEWELVECWYDAEIRYVDALLGELFDCLRRQGVYDDTLVVVTADHGEHFGEHGLAYHQFSLFEELLNVPLLVKWPEGDRPSPAPGTVSDRLVSLVDLVPTICEWAGVAVPDEVDGRALTGDDDRDAVFAEYDRPYPPLRERLQQYDSFEAYDRGLQAVRTETHKLIRPTVGEATLYRLTGDGEVEVSDDEREAALAQRLDETLEPLPDTSRTTELDDHVSDHLEKMGYL; translated from the coding sequence ATGGGATCGCCGAACGTCTTGCTCGTCGTGCTCGATGCGACCAGGAAGGACCACCTCTCGTGTTACGGTTACGACCGGCCGACGACGCCGGAGCTGGACGCGGTGGCCCAGGCCGGGACCCGCTACGAGCAGGCGATCGCGCCGGCACCGTGGACGCCGCCCTCCCACGCGTCGATGTTCACGGGTCGATATCCGTCCGGGCACGGGAGTTTCGGCACGCAGCCGCTGGGAGAGTACGACGGGGCGACCGTCGCCGAGTTGCTCTCGGCGGCGGGGTACGCGACGTTCGGGTTCAGCAACTCCCACCACACCAGCATCGAGCAGGAGTTCGACCGCGGATTCGACTACTACCACGACATCCTCGCGTTGCCGCGGTTCATGGACACGATGTACGAGCCCAGCCTGGATTTCCTCCGGTTTCTCCCGCGGTACTTCCGGGACGGCTACGACATCTCGGACTTCCAGCGGCGCAAGCTCGAAACGCAGGTTCGGCGAGCCGACGGCCCCTTCTTCGGGTTCATCAACTTCAACGCGACACACGCGCCCTACAGGCCACCCGAGGAGTTCAGAGCGCCGTTCGAGGAGCGCTTCGACGACTGGGACGCGGTCGACGAGACGGCGGCCCGGAAGGTCGGCGACGACGAGGGATACGAGTACATCCTGGGCGACGTGACGATGTCGCCGACCGAGTGGGAGCTCGTGGAGTGCTGGTACGACGCCGAGATCAGGTACGTGGACGCGCTGCTGGGCGAGCTGTTCGACTGTCTGCGACGGCAGGGGGTCTACGACGACACGCTCGTCGTCGTCACCGCGGACCACGGCGAGCACTTCGGCGAGCACGGGCTGGCCTACCACCAGTTTTCGCTGTTCGAGGAGCTGCTCAACGTCCCGCTGCTGGTCAAGTGGCCCGAGGGCGACCGGCCGTCGCCGGCTCCCGGGACGGTGTCGGACCGGCTCGTGTCGCTGGTCGATCTCGTCCCGACGATCTGTGAGTGGGCCGGCGTCGCGGTGCCAGACGAGGTCGACGGCCGGGCACTGACCGGCGACGACGACCGCGACGCGGTCTTCGCGGAGTACGACCGGCCGTATCCGCCGCTGCGCGAGCGGCTCCAGCAGTACGACAGCTTCGAAGCCTACGACAGGGGCTTGCAGGCGGTCCGGACCGAGACGCACAAGCTGATCCGACCGACAGTCGGCGAAGCGACGCTGTATCGCCTGACCGGCGACGGCGAGGTCGAGGTCTCCGACGACGAGCGCGAGGCGGCACTGGCCCAGCGTCTGGACGAGACGCTCGAACCGCTCCCCGATACGAGTCGAACCACGGAGCTGGACGATCACGTCAGCGATCACCTGGAGAAGATGGGGTACCTGTGA
- a CDS encoding Gfo/Idh/MocA family protein, translated as MTYRVVGANFDQMHMNTNLGWAHDHPEMEVVAVCDEEPETSTGSVETAVEECGLTGDDVYDDLERCLEATAPDVVFGCPRNSKHAAFVERVAAYDVHLAIEKPMAVTLADADRMLDAMADTDRRFVVNWPVMWDPVKHTVEELVASGTVGDVIEVQYYGGNAGAPPDDSWFYDPEDGGGSMLDYLGYGATFSTWFRGGELPESVTAERYVPEGMDVDVQSSTICRYEEGLSTLQTSWRLLTNPWEIQPQPVKGYEIVGTEGTVSTRHPDAAIRVTTADRPKGYTVEPDPLPDRFENLATYLVDLIETDREPEGPADPAFCRAAHRIIETARRSAERGERLDLVE; from the coding sequence ATGACATACCGGGTCGTCGGCGCGAACTTCGACCAGATGCACATGAACACGAATCTCGGCTGGGCCCACGACCACCCCGAGATGGAGGTCGTCGCCGTCTGCGACGAGGAGCCGGAGACTTCGACCGGCTCCGTTGAGACGGCCGTCGAAGAGTGCGGGCTCACCGGGGACGACGTCTACGACGATCTGGAGCGGTGTCTCGAAGCGACGGCACCGGACGTGGTGTTTGGCTGCCCGCGCAACTCGAAACACGCCGCGTTCGTCGAGCGGGTCGCGGCCTACGACGTACACCTCGCCATCGAGAAGCCAATGGCCGTCACCCTCGCCGACGCCGACCGGATGCTCGACGCGATGGCCGACACGGACCGGCGCTTCGTCGTCAACTGGCCGGTGATGTGGGACCCCGTGAAACACACCGTCGAGGAGCTCGTCGCCAGTGGCACCGTCGGCGACGTGATCGAGGTCCAGTACTACGGGGGCAACGCTGGCGCGCCCCCGGACGACAGCTGGTTCTACGATCCCGAGGACGGCGGCGGATCGATGCTCGACTACCTCGGCTACGGTGCGACGTTCTCGACGTGGTTTCGCGGCGGAGAGCTCCCCGAGTCGGTGACCGCCGAGCGGTACGTCCCGGAGGGGATGGACGTCGACGTACAGAGCTCGACGATCTGCCGGTACGAGGAGGGGCTGTCGACGCTCCAGACCTCTTGGCGGCTGCTCACCAACCCCTGGGAGATCCAGCCCCAGCCGGTGAAGGGGTACGAGATCGTCGGGACCGAGGGGACCGTCAGCACGCGCCACCCCGACGCGGCGATCCGCGTGACGACCGCAGACCGGCCCAAGGGGTACACCGTCGAGCCGGATCCGCTGCCCGACCGCTTCGAGAACCTGGCGACCTACCTCGTGGACCTGATCGAGACCGACCGGGAGCCGGAGGGGCCGGCCGATCCCGCCTTCTGCCGGGCGGCCCATCGGATCATCGAGACGGCACGGCGGAGCGCAGAGCGAGGCGAGCGACTCGACCTGGTGGAGTGA
- a CDS encoding winged helix-turn-helix domain-containing protein, whose translation MSEEPDVGTVAGLLEDETARRILTQTSQEPMSASTLEQRCDASGPTIYRRLEQLEASDLIVGQTRPDPEGGHHRTVYEPNVRSVTVELVEGELELSIDRRENMADRLTRFVEEI comes from the coding sequence GTGAGTGAGGAGCCCGACGTCGGGACCGTCGCGGGGCTGCTCGAAGACGAGACAGCGCGGCGTATCCTCACGCAAACCAGCCAGGAACCCATGTCAGCGAGTACCCTCGAACAGCGGTGTGACGCGTCAGGACCGACGATCTACCGTCGGCTCGAACAGCTCGAAGCGTCCGACCTGATCGTCGGACAGACCCGGCCCGATCCCGAAGGGGGCCACCATCGGACGGTGTACGAGCCGAACGTCCGGAGCGTGACCGTGGAGCTGGTCGAGGGGGAACTGGAACTGTCGATCGACCGTCGGGAGAACATGGCCGACCGGCTCACGCGGTTCGTGGAGGAGATCTAG
- a CDS encoding DUF7521 family protein: MTIETLGTVGLLLQGYELVGAALGLFIAYLAFRGYRRNDSRPMLFFAIGFGIILGLPLPVVALSLVFPWLSGPGGQAIIQTFELVGLVCIIYALRMDP; the protein is encoded by the coding sequence ATGACGATAGAGACACTCGGGACGGTCGGACTGCTGTTACAGGGCTACGAACTGGTCGGTGCGGCGCTTGGCCTGTTCATCGCCTACCTGGCGTTCAGGGGGTATCGGCGCAACGACAGCCGACCGATGCTGTTCTTCGCGATCGGGTTCGGGATCATTCTGGGGTTGCCCCTCCCCGTCGTCGCGCTGTCGCTGGTGTTCCCGTGGCTGTCCGGTCCGGGAGGACAGGCGATCATCCAGACGTTCGAACTGGTCGGTCTCGTCTGTATCATCTACGCGCTCCGGATGGACCCCTGA
- a CDS encoding Gfo/Idh/MocA family protein: protein MTDSFGIGFVSAGFITRESHAPSVGYLPDVHVAGIQNRTRENAESLADTCREEGWGDPSVYGEDAVADLVADPDVDGLWVTSPNFTRVDVVEAAVEALEDGAELQGIALEKPVARNLREANRIVDLVEGADLPHAYLENWPHEPDIDKLRTLLWEQGRGAGRPYIARSQAEHGGPHSGWFWDGRKQGGGALTDMLCHALAGNDFLLSDPNGGDDLEPVSVSADTETIKWQQDDYADQLEADFGIDFRSNPVDDYARTTVRYEDEDGRTVVSEATGSWCYVGSGVRRTIELLGPEYSGQVLSDDESSSVFFSDELGEGEGWAEKQTATSGRMPIAAADVVTAGFVAENRDAVAAFRAGENGTLDLSDGVRILRLCMAAYKAAEDGADVDLRDADLEGYTPPPARE, encoded by the coding sequence ATGACCGACTCCTTCGGCATCGGCTTCGTCAGTGCGGGTTTCATCACGCGCGAATCGCACGCGCCCAGCGTGGGGTATCTCCCGGACGTTCACGTCGCGGGGATCCAGAACCGCACGCGGGAGAACGCGGAATCGCTCGCCGACACCTGCCGCGAGGAGGGGTGGGGCGATCCGAGCGTCTACGGCGAGGACGCCGTCGCCGACCTCGTCGCGGACCCCGACGTGGACGGGCTGTGGGTGACCAGCCCGAACTTCACGCGCGTCGACGTGGTCGAGGCGGCCGTCGAGGCACTCGAAGACGGGGCCGAGCTACAGGGCATCGCCCTGGAGAAACCGGTCGCACGGAACCTTCGGGAGGCCAACCGGATCGTCGACCTCGTCGAGGGAGCGGACCTCCCCCACGCCTATCTGGAGAACTGGCCCCACGAGCCCGACATCGACAAGCTCCGGACGCTGCTGTGGGAGCAGGGCCGCGGGGCCGGCCGTCCCTACATCGCCCGATCGCAGGCCGAACACGGCGGTCCCCACTCCGGGTGGTTCTGGGACGGCCGCAAGCAGGGTGGGGGCGCGCTGACGGACATGCTGTGTCACGCGCTCGCGGGCAACGACTTCCTGCTGTCGGACCCGAACGGCGGGGACGACCTCGAACCGGTCAGCGTCTCCGCCGACACGGAGACGATCAAGTGGCAACAGGACGACTACGCCGACCAGCTCGAAGCCGACTTCGGCATCGACTTCCGGTCGAACCCGGTCGACGACTACGCCCGGACGACGGTGCGTTACGAGGACGAGGACGGCCGGACCGTCGTCTCGGAAGCGACCGGATCGTGGTGTTACGTCGGCTCGGGCGTCCGTCGGACGATCGAGCTGCTCGGGCCGGAGTACTCCGGGCAGGTGCTGTCCGACGACGAGTCTTCCAGCGTCTTCTTCTCGGACGAGCTGGGCGAGGGCGAGGGGTGGGCGGAGAAACAGACCGCCACCAGCGGGCGAATGCCCATCGCCGCCGCCGACGTGGTCACCGCGGGTTTCGTCGCCGAGAACCGGGATGCGGTGGCGGCGTTCCGAGCCGGCGAGAACGGTACGCTCGACCTCTCCGACGGCGTCCGGATCCTCCGGCTCTGTATGGCCGCGTACAAGGCCGCCGAAGACGGGGCCGACGTCGACCTGCGGGACGCCGATCTGGAGGGATACACCCCACCGCCCGCGCGGGAGTGA
- a CDS encoding aldo/keto reductase has translation MPRDDMLPLGLGTYSEDNREQWTDNVRTALDAGFRHIDTAQVYENERYVGEGLRSSAVDRDDVWLSTKTVHHDVPPEADQVPDAIDGCLDRLGVDAVDLLYVHWPSGVYDHETVLPAYDDAYDAGKTRHVGLSNFTPELLDEAMDVLDAPLFAHQAEMHPLLPQADLVAHAQAHDYTFVAYSPLAKGAVFDVPEIREVAEKHDATPAQVSLAWITSHDNVAAIPKASSREHMEQNLAALDLELDDDDLDLIDSIDRRERVIDADHGPWNW, from the coding sequence ATGCCACGAGACGACATGCTGCCGCTCGGTCTGGGGACCTACTCGGAGGACAACCGCGAGCAGTGGACCGACAACGTCCGCACCGCGCTCGACGCGGGCTTTCGCCACATCGACACCGCACAGGTCTACGAGAACGAGCGGTACGTCGGTGAGGGACTGCGCTCGTCGGCCGTCGATCGCGACGACGTGTGGCTCTCGACCAAGACCGTCCACCACGACGTACCTCCCGAGGCCGACCAGGTGCCCGACGCCATCGACGGCTGTCTCGACAGGCTGGGCGTCGACGCCGTCGACCTGCTGTACGTCCACTGGCCGTCCGGCGTCTACGACCACGAGACAGTTCTGCCGGCCTACGACGACGCCTACGACGCGGGCAAGACTCGCCACGTCGGGCTGTCGAACTTCACGCCCGAACTGCTCGACGAGGCGATGGACGTGCTCGACGCGCCGCTTTTCGCCCACCAGGCCGAGATGCATCCCCTGCTCCCACAGGCGGACCTCGTCGCCCACGCCCAGGCACACGACTACACGTTCGTCGCCTACTCCCCGCTGGCCAAGGGCGCGGTCTTCGACGTCCCCGAGATTCGAGAGGTCGCCGAGAAACACGACGCCACGCCCGCCCAGGTCAGCCTCGCGTGGATCACCAGCCACGACAACGTCGCCGCCATCCCCAAGGCCAGCAGTCGCGAGCACATGGAGCAGAACCTCGCCGCGCTCGATCTGGAGCTGGACGACGACGATCTCGACCTGATCGACTCGATCGACCGCCGCGAGCGCGTCATCGACGCCGACCACGGGCCCTGGAACTGGTAA
- a CDS encoding truncated hemoglobin encodes MPEGTLYERLGEREGIRAVVDDFYDRLIADEQLGPFFADADMELLRRTQTDFLCEAAGGPETYDAVPVREAHIDVPFEPTHIERAIELLEASLDAFDVPADDAAAVVDAVAAYEAELLASPDEEV; translated from the coding sequence ATGCCAGAGGGAACACTGTACGAGCGACTCGGCGAGCGGGAGGGCATCCGGGCCGTCGTCGACGACTTCTACGACCGACTGATCGCCGACGAGCAGCTGGGGCCGTTCTTCGCTGACGCGGACATGGAACTGTTGCGTCGGACACAGACCGACTTCCTCTGTGAAGCGGCCGGCGGGCCGGAGACCTACGACGCCGTGCCCGTCCGCGAGGCTCACATCGACGTTCCCTTCGAACCGACCCACATCGAACGCGCCATCGAACTGCTGGAAGCGAGCCTCGACGCCTTCGACGTGCCGGCCGACGACGCCGCGGCGGTCGTCGACGCCGTCGCCGCCTACGAGGCGGAGCTGCTGGCCTCGCCCGACGAGGAGGTGTGA